One part of the Parambassis ranga chromosome 8, fParRan2.1, whole genome shotgun sequence genome encodes these proteins:
- the LOC114439908 gene encoding FERM domain-containing protein 6-like, translated as MVYYTHSAFHSKHVLRHLSDSHRFHINSREAARYIQQLEDMQASQLHKEATSVTQHSSDKDSAAATSHPPCLTAVLKQPGPKRKRMGRMKTLYLVRIHKLLHGVSVDGPALFPSSYWADRLQQNQQLHT; from the exons ATGGTGTACTACACTCATTCAGCCTTCCACTCTAAACATGTCCTAAGACACCTGAGTGACAGTCACCGCTTCCACATCAACAgtagagaggcagccagataCATCCAACAGCTAGAAGACATGCAGG CCAGTCAGCTCCACAAAGAGGCTACATCtgtgacacaacactcctcagaCAAAGACTCAGCTGCAGCAACTTCACATCCTCCATGTCTGACTGCAGTGTTGAAGCAGCCTGgtccaaagaggaagaggatggggaGGATGAAGACTCTATATCTGGTCAGAATTCACAAGCTTCTCCACGGTGTGTCTGTTGATGGACCTGCACTGTTCCCTTCTTCTTACTGGGCAG acagactgcagcagaaccagcagctccacacatga